One part of the Tachysurus fulvidraco isolate hzauxx_2018 chromosome 23, HZAU_PFXX_2.0, whole genome shotgun sequence genome encodes these proteins:
- the tmco4 gene encoding LOW QUALITY PROTEIN: transmembrane and coiled-coil domain-containing protein 4 (The sequence of the model RefSeq protein was modified relative to this genomic sequence to represent the inferred CDS: inserted 2 bases in 1 codon) produces MDSPDGQNTDVALESGEKEFKLNGTVRSTAEATIARQLGEQSRFACAALCGVSLGYLFPGTEQRSFREQYLKGLVQWLGLDESVMPVMHAFLAGLGSEGSDTFVSILQAEPLLSTSAFPITQDLVSFSVKDGEYDARARVLIRHVSCLLRVCPRQLEDFEETLGEQLRQGGEESEEESSRRRKKERGRALRRYLLIGLATVGGGTVLGLTGGLAAPLVAAGAGAVLGAGGAAVLGSATGIAIMASLFGAAGAGLTGYKMNKRVGAIKEFEFLPMNSGKHLHVTVAVTGWLCRGKYSCFQAPWRSLDACGELYCLKWESRYLLDLGSVLNTLWDGLVSIVAQEALKYTVLSGIVTALTWPASLLAVASVIDNPWGVCLSRSAEVGKHLAQVLRSRHQGKRPVSLIGFSLGARVIYFCLEELANDQGSEGVIEDVILLGAPVDGSETTWARLSKVVAGKIVNGYCRGDWLLGFVYRGSSVQLSVAGLQPINSKNRRIINVDLSSVVKGHLDYMHQMDTILVAVGVPTKEGAGTTTGDFHSVMLSERKLDPPEENLLEASNKIEETNVRNEFTETEGEEHSAERVQENGWDIPDISDMLDSISVSESEQIDSSFFTCTEGIKGSDHQGIEDGQSDXESECISWEWDTKHWTTEHVTIHHPKRTECPIQDQVAKSQQPFSATLPTHSLHSSVTEHTSTAHMDSDEIKG; encoded by the exons ATGGACTCACCAGATGGACAAAATACGGATGTAGCTTTAG AATCAGGAGAAAAAGAATTCAAATTAAATGGCACAGTTCGGTCAACAGCAGAAGCGACGATCGCAAGACAGCTCGGTGAACAGAGCCGATTTGCCTGCGCTGCATTGTGTGGTGTTTCACTTGGCTATCTTTTCCCGGGAACAGAACAAAG GTCATTTCGGGAGCAGTATCTGAAAGGTTTAGTACAATGGCTGGGTCTCGATGAGTCTGTCATGCCGGTGATGCACGCCTTCCTGGCTGGACTTGGTTCTGAAGGCAGTGACACTTTTGTTTCTATTCTTCAGGCAGAGCCACTACTCAGCACTAGTGCTTTTCCTATTACACAG GATCTTGTTTCCTTCTCGGTCAAAGATG GTGAGTATGATGCCAGGGCTCGCGTCCTGATCCGACATGTGAGCTGCCTACTGCGTGTCTGTCCACGGCAGCTTGAAGATTTTGAGGAGACACTTGGAGAACAGTTAAGacagggaggagaggagagcga AGAAGAATCATCAAGAagacgaaagaaagaaagagggcgTGCACTGCGGCGTTACTTGCTGATAGGCCTTGCCACAGTCGGTGGGGGAACAGTACTGg GTTTGACGGGAGGTCTGGCTGCACCTTTAGTGGCTGCAGGAGCAGGTGCAGTGTTGGGTGCAGGTGGAGCTGCTGTTCTGGGTTCAGCCACTGGTATTGCTATCATGGCCTCCCTGTTTGGTGCTGCAGGAGCTGGATTAACAG GCTATAAGATGAACAAACGAGTGGGCGCAATCAAGGAATTTGAGTTCCTTCCGATGAACTCAGGGAAACACCTTCATGTGACTGTGGCTGTAACTGGATGGCTGTGCAGAGGCAAATACA GTTGCTTTCAGGCTCCATGGCGCAGTCTGGATGCATGCGGAGAGCTGTACTGTCTGAAGTGGGAGTCCCGATACCTACTGGATCTGGGCTCTGTCCTGAACACACTGTGGGATGGGCTTGTCAGCATTGTGGCCCAGGAGGCTCTCAAATACACAGTGCTTTCAG GCATCGTTACTGCTCTCACCTGGCCAGCATCTCTTCTGGCTGTGGCGAGCGTGATTGATAACCCATGGGGAGTGTGTCTAAGCCGCTCAGCAGAGGTGGGAAAGCATCTGGCCCAAGTGCTCCGGAGCAGGCATCAG GGAAAGCGACCTGTCAGCCTGATTGGATTTAGCCTTGGCGCCAGAGTGATCTATTTCTGTTTGGAAGAACTTGCCAACGATCaag GTAGTGAAGGTGTCATAGAGGATGTCATTCTGCTCGGAGCGCCTGTGGACGGATCAGAAACAACGTGGGCGCGGCTCTCGAAGGTTGTTGCTGGGAAGATTGTCAATGGTTATTGCAG agGAGATTGGCTTCTTGGATTTGTGTATAGAGGTTCATCTGTTCAGCTGTCTGTGGCAGGGCTACAGCCAATCAACTCAAAGAATCGCCGCATAATTAACGTTGATCTGTCTTCTGTG GTCAAAGGTCACTTGGACTACATGCATCAGATGGACACTATCCTCGTAGCAGTTGGTGTTCCTACCAAGGAGGGAGCTGGAACTACAACTGGAGATTTTCACTCGGTGATGTTAAGTGAGAGGAAACTGGATCCTCCAGAGGAAAACCTTCTAGAGGCTTCAAACAAAATTGAGGAGACCAATGTGAGGAATGAATTCACAGAGACTGAAGGAGAAGAGCACAGTGCTGAAAGAGTGCAGGAGAACGGCTGGGATATTCCAGACATTTCTGACATGCTAGACTCAATTAGTGTCTCTGAGTCTGAACAAATAGACAGTAGTTTTTTTACTTGCACTGAGGGAATTAAAGGCTCAGACCATCAGGGCATAGAGGATGGTCAAagtga agagagtgagtgcatTTCCTGGGAGTGGGATACCAAACACTGGACTACTGAACATGTGACCATACACCACCCTAAAAGAACTGAATGTCCCATTCAGGATCAAGTAGCCAAAAGCCAACAGCCTTTTTCTGCAACACTGCCTACACACTCACTTCATAGCTCAGTCACAGAACACACATCGACAGCGCACATGGATTCAGATGAGATTAAAGGTTAA
- the htr6 gene encoding 5-hydroxytryptamine receptor 6, translating to MSGYRLSLAEAVDHNLNKSNVHTNDVWSISGSGPWLLAVIMSLIILMTACGNILLIALVLAHRSLRCTSNCFLVSLFLSDLMVALVVMPPAMLNVLCGTWVLSPGFCPVWLCFDVMCCSASILNLCVISLDRYLLIISPLRYKQRMTPPRALLLVGGAWGLAALTSFLPIEMDWHSLGRTQDHSGHDIINTTVPWLSSYYPTSYFQISNSGMLSLQCRLRVTLPFALVATFLTFFLPSTAICFTYCRILLAARRQARQVEALTYPPYPQHSPGEPSRPPSLGHAAQEIDDYSQQDPPVIHQAPLSVNSERRLAHRQGKKALKASLTLGVLLGLFFSAWLPFFITNMAQAVCECVPPSLFDAITWLGYCNSTMNPIIYPLFMRDFKRALGRLLPCCCSSHIRRRPSPPLSLSLRNSGEPQLQIEPPSTASDPPQPPATATDAVNLLDAEHAEIHLPLLLPNQVDTLD from the exons ATGAGCGGCTACAGGCTTTCATTAGCAGAAGCTGTGGATCATAACCTTAACAAGAGCAACGTTCATACCAATGATGTGTGGAGCATCAGTGGAAGTGGTCCATGGCTCCTGGCAGTCATTATGTCCCTCATTATTCTGATGACAGCTTGTGGGAACATCCTGTTAATAGCACTGGTGCTTGCCCACCGGTCATTACGCTGCACGTCAAACTGCTTTCTTGTGTCCCTCTTTCTATCTGACTTGATGGTAGCGCTGGTGGTTATGCCTCCTGCCATGTTGAACGTGCTCTGTGGGACATGGGTACTCTCTCCCGGGTTCTGCCCGGTCTGGCTTTGCTTTGACGTCATGTGCTGCAGCGCCTCCATCCTGAACTTATGTGTGATCAGCCTGGACCGCTACCTCCTCATTATCTCTCCATTACGCTATAAGCAGCGAATGACCCCTCCCCGGGCTTTGCTGCTTGTGGGTGGTGCCTGGGGTTTGGCAGCACTAACTTCCTTCCTGCCAATTGAGATGGACTGGCACAGTCTGGGCCGTACGCAGGACCATTCCGGGCATGACATAATCAACACCACTGTCCCATGGTTAAGCTCTTACTACCCAACTTCATACTTCCAGATCTCCAACTCTGGCATGCTGTCTTTGCAATGCCGCCTGCGTGTCACGTTGCCTTTTGCCTTGGTTGCCACTTTCCTCACTTTTTTCCTTCCATCGACGGCCATTTGTTTTACTTACTGCCGCATCCTACTGGCCGCAAGGAGGCAGGCACGTCAAGTAGAAGCTCTTACATATCCTCCGTACCCACAACATTCACCTGGAGAACCGTCCCGTCCTCCATCACTTGGACATGCTGCTCAAGAAATAGATGACTACAGCCAACAGGATCCTCCAGTGATTCACCAGGCTCCG CTGTCAGTAAACAGCGAAAGGCGTCTGGCTCACAGACAGGGAAAGAAGGCGCTGAAGGCTAGTTTAACACTTGGAGTGCTGTTGGGGCTGTTCTTCAGTGCATGGCTGCCCTTCTTCATCACCAATATGGCACAG gCTGTTTGCGAGTGTGTGCCTCCTTCACTATTTGATGCCATTACTTGGCTTGGTTACTGTAACAGCACCATGAACCCGATTATCTACCCGTTGTTCATGAGGGATTTTAAGAGAGCATTAGGGCGATTGTTGCCCTGCTGCTGTTCCTCTCACATCCGTAGAAGGCCATCTCCTCCACTCTCCCTTTCTCTGCGCAATTCAGGAGAGCCTCAGTTACAGATAGAGCCACCATCGACTGCTTCAGACCCGCCACAGCCACCTGCTACAGCCACAGACGCTGTAAACCTGCTTGACGCAGAACACGCCGAGATTCACCTGCCTTTACTTCTGCCCAACCAGGTAGATACGCTGGACTGA
- the micos10 gene encoding MICOS complex subunit MIC10, giving the protein MSEKELGQKWDRCLADCAVKVGAGLGLGIVFSVVFFKRRTMPIAFGTGAGLGMAYSNCQNDLRTPYLLHRNVTKEQ; this is encoded by the exons ATGTCTGAGAAAGAACTGGGGCAGAAATGGGATCGCTGCCTTGCAGACTGCGCTGTTAAAGTTG GTGCTGGTCTTGGTTTAGGTATCGTCTTTTCTGTGGTCTTCTTCAAAc GTAGGACGATGCCAATCGCATTTGGCACAGGAGCAGGACTTGGCATGGCTTATTCCAACTGCCAGAATGACCTGAGGACCCCATATCTCCTGCACAGGAATGTTACAAAG GAGCAATAG
- the sike1 gene encoding suppressor of IKBKE 1, with protein MSCTLEKVLSDARTLLERLKDHDTAAESLIEQSSVLNQRIHCMKEVGNALPDKYMETIPGYQELSKSKPHILLTQENTQIKELQQENKELWLSLEEHQYALELIMGRYRKQMLQLMMEKKEMDTKPVLSLHEDHAKEMQSKLERICEMGQVMRRAVQVDDQHYCSVKERLAQLEIENKELHDLLSISKTVLKPQQEEASQPDTEPKPKVIDKE; from the exons ATGTCGTGCACCCTGGAAAAGGTGTTGTCTGATGCTCGGACCTTGCTGGAGCGATTAAAAGATCACGACACAGCAGCTGAAAGTCTAATCGAGCAGTCCAGTGTTCTCAACCAGAGAATACATTGCATGAAGGAAGTCGGAAATGCTCTTCCTGACAAG TACATGGAAACAATTCCAGGATATCAGGAGCTGTCTAAATCCAAACCACACATTCTCCTGACACAAGAGAACACCCAAATTAAGGAACTTCAGCAAGAGAACAAAG AGCTTTGGCTTTCTTTGGAAGAGCACCAGTATGCTCTGGAGTTGATCATGGGCCGATATCGGAAACAAATGCTGCAGCTGATGATGGAAAAGAAGGAGATGGATACCAAGCCTGTGCTCAGCCTTCATGAGGATCATGCCAAG GAGATGCAGAGCAAGCTGGAGCGGATTTGTGAGATGGGCCAGGTAATGCGCAGAGCTGTACAAGTGGATGACCAGCACTACTGTTCTGTGAAAGAGAGACTGGCTCAGCTGGAG ATCGAAAACAAGGAGCTGCATGACCTCTTGTCCATCAGTAAGACTGTGTTAAAACCACAGCAAGAAGAGGCAAGCCAACCAGACACAGAGCCCAAACCCAAAGTTATTGACAAGGAGTGA